A genomic window from Gymnodinialimonas ceratoperidinii includes:
- a CDS encoding UDP-glucose dehydrogenase family protein, with product MRITMIGTGYVGLVSGVCFSDFGHDVICVDKDPRKIEMLNDGKVPIYEPGLDALMAKNVESGRLSFTTDLASAVDGADAVFIAVGTPTRRGDGHADLTYVMAAAEEVAHAMTGYGVIVTKSTVPVGTNRKVKQVVQKARPDLEFDVASNPEFLREGAAIDDFMRPDRVVVGVQSPRAAEVMDEIYRPLFLRDFPVVTTDLESAEMIKYAANAFLATKITFINEIAALCEKVGADVKEVSKGIGMDGRIGNKFLHAGPGYGGSCFPKDTSALARIGQDHAVPQSIVEAVIRVNDGVKHRMIEKLRDLCDGSFNGKVVTVLGVTFKPNTDDMRDAPSLTIVPALVGGGAKVRVVDPQGHREGEALLPGVNWMEDPYKAAQNADLVVILTEWNEFRALDLAKVAKKMATPRMADLRNIYNRRDAKRAGFEAYEGVGR from the coding sequence ATGCGCATTACGATGATTGGCACCGGCTATGTTGGCCTTGTCTCGGGCGTCTGTTTCTCGGATTTCGGGCATGACGTGATCTGCGTCGACAAGGATCCCCGCAAGATCGAGATGCTCAATGACGGGAAGGTGCCGATCTACGAGCCGGGGCTCGATGCGCTGATGGCGAAGAACGTCGAGAGCGGGCGGCTGTCCTTCACCACGGATCTGGCCAGCGCGGTCGATGGGGCCGATGCGGTCTTCATCGCGGTGGGCACGCCGACGCGGCGGGGCGATGGCCATGCGGATCTGACCTACGTGATGGCCGCCGCCGAGGAGGTCGCCCACGCGATGACCGGCTACGGCGTCATCGTCACGAAGTCCACCGTGCCCGTGGGCACCAACCGCAAGGTCAAGCAGGTGGTCCAGAAGGCCCGTCCGGATCTGGAGTTCGACGTGGCCTCGAACCCCGAGTTCCTGCGCGAGGGCGCGGCGATCGACGACTTCATGCGCCCCGACCGGGTCGTGGTCGGCGTCCAGAGCCCGCGCGCAGCCGAGGTGATGGACGAGATCTACCGCCCGCTCTTCCTGCGCGACTTCCCGGTGGTCACCACCGATCTGGAATCCGCCGAGATGATCAAATACGCCGCCAACGCTTTCCTCGCCACGAAGATCACCTTCATCAACGAGATCGCGGCGCTCTGCGAGAAGGTCGGCGCGGACGTGAAAGAGGTCTCCAAGGGCATCGGCATGGACGGGCGGATCGGCAACAAGTTCCTGCACGCAGGGCCGGGCTATGGCGGCTCCTGCTTCCCCAAGGACACCAGCGCGCTGGCGCGGATCGGTCAGGACCACGCGGTGCCGCAAAGCATCGTCGAGGCGGTGATCCGGGTGAACGACGGCGTGAAGCACCGGATGATCGAGAAGCTGCGCGATCTCTGCGACGGCTCGTTCAACGGCAAGGTGGTGACGGTGCTCGGCGTGACGTTCAAGCCCAACACCGATGACATGCGCGACGCGCCCTCGCTGACCATCGTGCCGGCTCTGGTGGGCGGCGGCGCAAAGGTGCGCGTGGTCGACCCGCAAGGCCACCGCGAGGGCGAGGCGCTGCTGCCGGGCGTGAACTGGATGGAAGACCCCTACAAGGCGGCGCAGAACGCCGACTTGGTGGTGATCCTGACCGAATGGAACGAGTTCCGCGCGCTGGACCTCGCGAAGGTCGCCAAGAAGATGGCGACGCCGCGGATGGCCGACCTGCGCAACATCTACAACCGCCGCGACGCCAAACGCGCGGGCTTCGAGGCCTACGAGGGCGTCGGACGGTAG
- a CDS encoding SDR family NAD(P)-dependent oxidoreductase: MRTALVTGSAGFIGYHTCARLLADGWKVIGVDAMTDYYEVALKDSRLALLLEQEHFVPVEGRIETPGLLHDLFEEHRPETVIHLAAQAGVRYSIENPESYMQANLIGTFRLLEAMRAFPPAHSLLASTSSAYGANTEMPYVETMKTDHQVSFYAATKKANESMAHSYAHLYDLPTTMFRFFTVYGPWGRPDMAPHKFTKAIFEGRPIDVYNHGQMARDFTYVTDLVDGIVRLIEAVPGDDPVEGDSLSPVAPYRVVNIGNSESVPLMEFIGAIETATGITAEKNMMEMQPGDVTATWADASLLQHLTQYKPKTPVTEGVARFVAWYRDYYNV; the protein is encoded by the coding sequence ATGAGAACCGCACTCGTGACCGGCTCGGCCGGCTTTATCGGCTATCACACCTGCGCCCGCCTGCTGGCTGACGGCTGGAAAGTCATCGGCGTCGACGCGATGACGGATTATTACGAGGTCGCCCTGAAGGACTCGCGCCTCGCCCTGCTACTGGAGCAGGAGCATTTCGTGCCTGTCGAAGGGCGGATCGAGACGCCGGGCCTGCTGCACGATCTGTTCGAAGAGCATCGTCCCGAGACGGTCATCCACCTCGCCGCGCAAGCAGGCGTGCGCTATTCGATCGAGAACCCCGAAAGCTACATGCAGGCCAACCTCATCGGCACCTTCCGCCTGCTGGAGGCGATGCGCGCCTTCCCTCCGGCGCATTCGCTGCTGGCCAGCACCTCCTCGGCCTACGGGGCGAATACCGAGATGCCCTATGTCGAGACGATGAAGACCGATCATCAGGTCAGCTTCTACGCCGCGACGAAGAAGGCCAACGAGTCGATGGCCCACAGCTACGCGCATCTCTACGACCTGCCGACGACAATGTTCCGTTTCTTCACCGTCTATGGCCCTTGGGGCCGCCCCGACATGGCGCCGCACAAGTTCACCAAGGCGATCTTCGAGGGCCGGCCGATCGACGTTTACAACCACGGCCAGATGGCGCGGGACTTCACCTATGTGACCGATCTCGTCGACGGCATCGTGCGCCTGATCGAAGCGGTGCCGGGCGATGACCCGGTGGAGGGTGACAGCCTCAGCCCCGTGGCTCCTTACCGGGTGGTGAACATCGGCAACTCGGAGTCCGTGCCGCTGATGGAGTTCATCGGCGCGATCGAGACGGCCACCGGCATCACCGCCGAGAAGAACATGATGGAGATGCAGCCCGGCGACGTCACCGCCACCTGGGCCGACGCGAGCCTGCTGCAGCATCTGACTCAATACAAGCCGAAGACCCCCGTCACCGAGGGCGTCGCCCGCTTCGTCGCGTGGTATCGCGACTATTACAACGTCTGA
- the galE gene encoding UDP-glucose 4-epimerase GalE, protein MKEHILLTGGAGYIGSHTYVALIDAGYDVTILDNFQNASRSVVDRLEKLTGKPVTVADADVRDATTLAGLFSEHQFDAVVHFAALKAVSESVERPLDYFDVNISGLINLLRVMDAAGCRKIVFSSSATVYGVPDETPTPETAEFRAMNPYGQTKISGEQILNQLVAADDRWHVGILRYFNPAGAHESHLIGEDPRDIPNNLMPYIAKVAAGELAELQIFGDDYDTPDGTGVRDYIHVEDLARGHVLSLATLLGEDQSHLVNLGTGVGHSVQEVVAAYKRASNRDIPARVVERRAGDVPIYVAKADKAEEILGFRTQKTLDDMCASSWGWIVGPHSSEEPDG, encoded by the coding sequence ATGAAAGAGCATATTCTTTTGACCGGGGGCGCGGGCTACATCGGGTCTCATACCTACGTGGCGCTCATTGACGCCGGCTATGACGTTACCATTCTCGACAATTTCCAGAACGCGAGCCGTTCGGTCGTGGATCGGCTGGAGAAGCTGACCGGCAAACCCGTGACGGTGGCCGATGCCGACGTGCGTGACGCAACCACATTGGCGGGGTTGTTCTCGGAACATCAGTTTGACGCGGTGGTGCATTTCGCCGCGCTGAAGGCGGTGAGCGAGAGCGTCGAGCGGCCCCTCGACTACTTCGACGTGAATATCAGCGGGCTGATCAATCTTCTGCGGGTGATGGACGCGGCTGGGTGCCGGAAAATCGTCTTCTCCTCCTCCGCCACGGTCTACGGCGTGCCGGACGAGACCCCGACGCCCGAGACCGCCGAGTTCCGGGCGATGAACCCTTATGGCCAGACCAAGATCAGCGGCGAGCAGATCCTGAACCAACTGGTCGCCGCCGACGACCGCTGGCACGTCGGCATATTGCGCTATTTCAACCCGGCCGGTGCCCATGAGAGCCACCTGATCGGGGAAGACCCGCGCGACATTCCCAACAACCTGATGCCCTATATCGCCAAGGTCGCCGCTGGCGAGTTGGCGGAGTTGCAGATTTTCGGCGACGATTATGATACGCCAGACGGCACCGGGGTGCGCGATTACATCCACGTCGAAGACCTCGCGCGCGGCCATGTGCTGTCGCTGGCGACGCTTCTGGGCGAGGATCAGAGCCACCTCGTGAACCTCGGCACCGGCGTTGGCCATTCGGTGCAGGAGGTCGTCGCCGCCTACAAGCGCGCCTCGAACCGGGATATTCCGGCCCGCGTGGTGGAACGCCGCGCCGGTGATGTGCCGATCTATGTTGCCAAGGCCGACAAGGCGGAAGAGATACTCGGGTTCCGCACGCAAAAGACCCTCGACGACATGTGCGCGTCGAGTTGGGGCTGGATCGTTGGACCGCATTCATCGGAGGAGCCGGACGGATGA
- a CDS encoding glycosyltransferase family 4 protein: MKILFVHQNFPGQYRELFTWLRDQGEHELVFLTQRKDVPDMEGARVVSYNSHHKPAKNAYALTQYWEECTGNGFGCAQAASRLRGEGFTPDVILGHVGWGELTFLKEIWPDTPIIGYFEYYFLAKGGSVGFDPEFPASPHAPFTMHARNAVNFANIQTVDKGHSPTAWQRDTFPESFREKIYVKHDGIRTDRLKPDPEAEVALGRLDRPVTRDDEIFTYMARNMEPTRGFHSFMRALPHILDARPNARALIIGGSDVSYGKKSGSNGGYRAEMEKEVGEAVDWSRVHFLGRVPYEDYQKIIQVGRCHIYLSVPFVLSWSCLEAMSMGATIVASDVAPVREAIEHGKTGLLADFFDPKDIARKVIDVLERPGSYAHLGPAARRHVVKHYDFNKVCLPEHLRQINALVPKAKRMEIPG, translated from the coding sequence ATGAAAATCCTATTTGTGCATCAGAACTTCCCCGGTCAGTACCGCGAGCTTTTCACGTGGTTGCGGGATCAGGGCGAGCACGAGCTGGTGTTCCTGACCCAACGCAAGGACGTTCCCGACATGGAGGGCGCGCGGGTGGTGAGCTACAACAGCCACCATAAACCGGCGAAAAACGCCTACGCGCTGACGCAGTATTGGGAGGAATGCACCGGCAACGGCTTTGGCTGTGCCCAGGCCGCCTCGCGGCTCCGCGGCGAGGGGTTCACGCCTGATGTGATCCTGGGCCACGTCGGGTGGGGCGAGTTGACGTTCCTGAAGGAGATCTGGCCGGACACGCCGATCATCGGCTATTTCGAGTATTACTTCCTCGCCAAGGGGGGATCCGTCGGCTTCGATCCGGAGTTCCCGGCAAGCCCCCACGCGCCGTTCACCATGCATGCCCGCAATGCGGTGAACTTCGCCAACATCCAGACCGTCGACAAGGGTCATTCCCCCACCGCCTGGCAACGCGACACGTTTCCCGAGAGCTTCCGCGAGAAGATCTACGTCAAGCACGATGGCATCCGTACCGACCGGCTCAAGCCCGATCCCGAGGCAGAGGTCGCGCTCGGGCGGCTGGATCGTCCTGTCACGCGGGACGACGAGATCTTCACCTACATGGCGCGCAACATGGAGCCGACGCGGGGCTTTCACAGCTTCATGCGCGCCCTGCCGCATATCCTCGATGCTCGCCCCAATGCACGGGCGCTGATCATCGGCGGTTCGGATGTTTCCTACGGCAAGAAATCAGGCTCTAACGGCGGGTATAGAGCCGAAATGGAGAAGGAAGTCGGCGAGGCGGTGGATTGGTCTCGGGTCCATTTCCTCGGCCGGGTGCCATACGAAGACTACCAGAAGATCATCCAGGTCGGGCGCTGCCACATCTACCTTTCGGTGCCCTTCGTCCTGTCGTGGTCCTGCCTTGAGGCGATGTCGATGGGCGCCACCATCGTGGCCTCCGACGTGGCGCCTGTGCGCGAGGCGATCGAGCATGGCAAGACCGGCCTACTGGCGGATTTCTTCGATCCCAAGGACATCGCCCGCAAGGTCATCGACGTGTTGGAGCGCCCGGGCAGCTACGCGCATCTTGGCCCGGCAGCGCGGCGGCATGTCGTGAAGCACTATGATTTCAACAAGGTCTGCCTGCCCGAGCATCTGCGCCAGATCAACGCCTTGGTGCCGAAGGCCAAACGGATGGAGATACCGGGGTAG
- a CDS encoding Hsp33 family molecular chaperone HslO: protein MTMTTKLAWDDTVLPFQLDRSDIRGRVSRLDTTLDQILSQHDYPAPVEAMVAEMALLTALIGQTIKLRWKLSLQVRSDGPIRLIATDFLAPEAEGEPARIRAYASYDAERLDETAPAFPQIGSGYFAILIDQGKGTTPYQGITPIGGESLSACAETYFAQSEQLPTAFKLSYGRAQEPGQDEGWRAGGLMLQMMPEASLEAANEPTSEDGTLNAEDLVSKDKAEDWSRANILMQTADEMELIGPHVSPTDLLVRLFHEEEPRVFDSLPVAFGCTCSEDRVRQSLSIYSAKDIAHMTTDEGRVTADCQFCGAHYDFDPLTLGFEAEKAPDGSPA, encoded by the coding sequence ATGACCATGACCACAAAACTCGCGTGGGACGACACCGTATTGCCGTTCCAGCTGGACCGCTCCGACATCCGGGGCCGGGTCTCCCGGCTGGATACCACGCTGGACCAGATCCTGTCTCAGCACGATTACCCTGCCCCCGTGGAGGCCATGGTCGCCGAGATGGCGCTGCTGACCGCGCTGATCGGCCAGACGATCAAGCTGCGCTGGAAGCTGTCGCTGCAAGTGCGCTCCGACGGACCGATCCGCCTGATCGCCACTGACTTCCTCGCCCCCGAGGCCGAGGGAGAGCCCGCGCGCATCCGGGCCTATGCTTCCTATGACGCCGAGCGTCTGGATGAGACCGCGCCGGCCTTCCCGCAGATCGGGTCGGGGTATTTCGCGATCCTGATCGATCAGGGCAAGGGCACGACCCCCTACCAAGGCATCACGCCGATCGGCGGTGAGTCTCTATCCGCCTGTGCAGAGACCTATTTCGCCCAGTCCGAGCAGCTCCCCACCGCGTTCAAGCTGTCCTATGGCCGCGCGCAGGAGCCGGGTCAGGACGAAGGCTGGCGCGCCGGTGGTCTGATGCTTCAGATGATGCCGGAAGCCTCGCTGGAAGCGGCAAACGAGCCGACCAGCGAAGACGGCACCCTGAACGCCGAAGATCTCGTCTCCAAGGACAAGGCCGAGGATTGGTCCCGCGCCAATATCCTGATGCAGACCGCTGACGAGATGGAGCTGATTGGCCCCCATGTCTCGCCGACCGACCTCCTCGTGCGCCTGTTCCACGAGGAAGAGCCGCGCGTGTTCGATTCCCTGCCCGTCGCTTTCGGCTGCACCTGTTCCGAGGATCGCGTGCGCCAGTCCCTGTCGATCTATTCGGCCAAGGACATCGCGCATATGACAACGGACGAAGGCCGCGTCACGGCAGATTGCCAGTTCTGCGGCGCGCATTACGACTTCGACCCCCTCACCTTGGGGTTCGAGGCCGAGAAGGCACCCGATGGGTCGCCCGCTTGA
- a CDS encoding NUDIX hydrolase, which produces MGRPLDLNTLTAALEDPSARPHPKRSSDYDLNPGITLPEGRVLRPAAVLIGVVGDDVVLTKRASTLKHHPGQIAFPGGKVDPGETIAQAALREAREEIGLAEENVSILAEMPPHETVTSYTVTPVVARIKEEFEPRAEPGEVAEVFRVPLAFLMNPDNYAIEGRRWRGIRRKYYVVPYGPYYIWGATARMLKNLADRVA; this is translated from the coding sequence ATGGGTCGCCCGCTTGATCTGAACACCCTCACGGCCGCGCTCGAGGATCCCTCGGCGCGGCCTCACCCCAAGAGGTCGTCGGATTACGACCTCAACCCCGGCATCACCTTGCCCGAGGGCCGGGTCCTGCGCCCCGCGGCGGTGCTGATCGGCGTTGTCGGCGATGATGTCGTCCTCACCAAACGCGCCTCTACTTTAAAGCATCATCCCGGCCAGATCGCCTTTCCCGGCGGCAAGGTCGACCCCGGCGAGACCATCGCACAAGCCGCGCTGCGAGAGGCCCGGGAAGAGATCGGTCTGGCCGAGGAAAACGTCTCTATCCTTGCGGAAATGCCGCCCCACGAGACGGTCACCAGCTATACCGTCACCCCGGTGGTCGCCCGCATCAAGGAAGAGTTCGAGCCGCGGGCCGAGCCCGGTGAAGTGGCCGAGGTGTTCCGCGTCCCGCTCGCGTTCCTGATGAACCCGGACAATTACGCCATCGAAGGCCGCCGCTGGCGCGGCATTCGGCGCAAGTACTACGTCGTGCCCTACGGGCCCTATTATATCTGGGGCGCCACGGCGCGGATGCTCAAGAACCTCGCGGACCGCGTCGCATGA
- a CDS encoding CCA tRNA nucleotidyltransferase, producing MTRLQADWLHAPGSKAVFDALGGHGAWFVGGCVRNGLLGLPVADIDICTELLPQEVMDLAKAAGLKAIPTGIDHGTVTLVADGTPYEITTLRRDIETDGRHASVAFTRELAEDAARRDFTMNALYATRGGEVLDPNGRGLSDLRDRRLRFIGDAAERIAEDHLRILRFFRFHAWYADPAGGIDAEGLAACAAGIDGIARLSRERIGAEMKTLLRAPDPAPSVAAMDQSGVLAAVLPGASSPMLTLLTGLEGEMPPDAIRRLAAMGGEDAPDRLRLSKAEAKRLALYRAEMTSPSVPGALGYRHGAEPARDILVLRGLLSERPPTGEALDAAEQGAQARFPVKAADLPDLQGPALGQHLKKLETRWIDSDFTLTKSDLLN from the coding sequence ATGACCCGCCTGCAGGCCGATTGGCTCCATGCGCCCGGCTCCAAGGCTGTCTTCGATGCGCTGGGCGGCCATGGCGCGTGGTTTGTCGGGGGCTGTGTGCGCAACGGCCTTCTCGGCCTTCCCGTTGCCGATATCGACATCTGCACCGAGTTGCTTCCCCAGGAGGTCATGGACCTCGCCAAGGCCGCGGGCCTGAAGGCCATTCCGACGGGCATTGACCATGGCACCGTCACCCTCGTGGCCGACGGCACACCCTATGAGATTACGACCCTACGCCGCGATATAGAGACGGATGGACGCCATGCCTCCGTCGCCTTTACCCGGGAGCTGGCCGAGGATGCCGCGCGGCGGGATTTCACCATGAACGCGCTCTATGCGACCCGCGGCGGCGAGGTGCTCGACCCGAACGGGAGGGGGCTCTCCGACCTTCGCGACCGGCGGCTGCGCTTCATTGGCGATGCGGCGGAACGGATTGCCGAGGATCATCTGCGCATCCTGCGTTTCTTCCGCTTTCATGCCTGGTACGCCGACCCCGCTGGCGGCATCGACGCGGAGGGCCTCGCCGCCTGTGCCGCCGGTATCGACGGGATCGCGCGGCTCTCCCGCGAGCGGATCGGGGCGGAGATGAAGACACTCCTGCGCGCGCCTGATCCGGCGCCCTCTGTCGCGGCCATGGATCAGTCCGGCGTGCTTGCCGCGGTCCTGCCCGGCGCCTCGTCCCCCATGCTGACGCTCCTGACCGGATTGGAGGGCGAAATGCCGCCCGACGCGATCCGCCGCCTCGCCGCGATGGGTGGAGAGGACGCGCCCGACCGCCTCCGCCTCTCGAAGGCCGAAGCCAAACGGCTGGCGCTCTACCGGGCCGAGATGACATCCCCCTCCGTTCCGGGCGCGTTGGGCTATCGTCACGGTGCCGAGCCCGCGCGCGATATCCTTGTCCTGCGGGGCTTGCTCAGCGAACGGCCGCCAACTGGCGAAGCGCTGGACGCTGCCGAACAAGGCGCGCAGGCCCGGTTCCCGGTGAAGGCCGCCGATCTGCCCGATTTGCAGGGGCCCGCCCTTGGCCAGCACCTCAAGAAGCTGGAGACCCGCTGGATCGACAGCGACTTCACCCTGACGAAATCCGATCTGCTGAACTGA